One Streptomyces sp. CNQ-509 DNA window includes the following coding sequences:
- a CDS encoding MFS transporter, which translates to MTTPAAPRITYGTVLGSPYVARLLGATLVGRLPNGMAPVAILWWAVAAHGGLAFAGLLSAVYGLAASLAQPVKGRLMDRHGQPAVHLPAALANSTLLAALPLTGSYGGPAAATAVVVVAGLTTPALETGLRALWPSVLPDPGLRHAALALDTGSQGLLYIVGPPLAAALTAVHSAALALAATAALGLLGAVVVASAPPTRRWRPATTAGPAAETARRLANPGLVLLFVALTGIGFAIGAMNVWAIAMAERHQQGMLSGTLPAAFSAGSFLSGLIYGRRTWPGTTTGRLIAATGGFLAGWLPLFALPGPYAATAAIVLPGAFLTVVIACAFVTTDTLTPTGRTSEAYAWLLLSIGTGTSAGTALAGRLAEQPIAGAALPAAGAAFALTVLLAARRRLATACDRPRRGRHRRPARGRHRAR; encoded by the coding sequence TTGACCACACCCGCTGCACCGCGCATCACCTACGGCACGGTGCTAGGCAGCCCGTACGTGGCCCGGCTCCTCGGCGCCACCCTCGTCGGCCGACTGCCCAACGGCATGGCGCCGGTCGCCATCCTCTGGTGGGCGGTCGCGGCCCACGGCGGCCTCGCCTTCGCAGGGCTGCTCAGCGCCGTGTACGGGCTCGCGGCCTCACTGGCCCAGCCGGTCAAGGGCCGCCTGATGGACCGCCACGGCCAACCCGCCGTGCACCTGCCGGCCGCGCTGGCCAACTCCACGCTCCTGGCAGCCCTGCCGCTGACCGGCTCCTACGGCGGGCCGGCCGCCGCCACGGCGGTCGTCGTGGTCGCCGGCCTGACCACACCCGCCCTGGAAACAGGACTGCGGGCGCTGTGGCCGAGTGTGCTGCCCGACCCCGGTCTGCGGCATGCCGCGCTCGCGCTGGACACCGGCTCGCAAGGGCTGCTGTACATCGTGGGCCCGCCGCTGGCCGCCGCCCTCACCGCTGTCCACTCCGCTGCCCTCGCGCTGGCCGCCACCGCCGCGCTCGGCCTGCTCGGCGCCGTCGTCGTCGCGTCCGCGCCGCCGACGCGCCGCTGGCGCCCGGCCACCACCGCCGGCCCGGCGGCCGAAACGGCGCGGCGACTGGCCAACCCCGGCCTGGTGCTGCTGTTCGTCGCCCTGACCGGCATCGGGTTCGCGATCGGCGCCATGAACGTGTGGGCGATCGCCATGGCCGAGCGCCACCAGCAGGGCATGCTGTCGGGCACCCTGCCTGCCGCGTTCTCGGCCGGCAGCTTCCTCAGCGGCCTCATCTACGGACGCCGCACCTGGCCCGGCACCACCACCGGCCGGCTGATCGCCGCCACCGGAGGGTTCCTGGCGGGGTGGCTGCCGCTGTTCGCCCTGCCGGGCCCGTACGCGGCCACGGCGGCGATCGTGCTCCCGGGTGCGTTCTTGACCGTCGTGATCGCCTGCGCCTTCGTGACAACCGACACCCTCACCCCCACGGGCCGCACCAGCGAGGCGTACGCATGGCTGCTGCTGTCGATCGGCACCGGCACCTCCGCCGGCACCGCCCTGGCCGGCCGCCTCGCCGAGCAGCCCATCGCCGGCGCCGCCCTGCCCGCCGCCGGCGCCGCGTTCGCGCTGACCGTTCTGCTGGCCGCCCGCCGCCGCCTCGCGACCGCCTGCGACCGGCCCCGCCGCGGCCGGCACCGCCGCCCCGCGCGGGGCCGTCACCGTGCCCGGTGA
- a CDS encoding DUF317 domain-containing protein, which produces MPLTERLTAAFADTHAWQIPYDTSPRHLAGPGDPRHVTHGLAAAGWRTVSDRLGADIVLRSPDYRYRLQHTPAAHSTSRWWYLQADTTDTAFGWHANLSGLAPAEVIASLTDTLVSPTIVDPPGIISTLESAGWRVSDPATAASPDGMCRVELRNQEFHDTPHWHVETREPRSGHYDGPRIWNAWFSDYMPEYLVAAFVTALADPAPLHRAMFDSTVHYGAASTPSALTPEDVVKAHATRITSLHRAARATRRQKKPAADPVKTGTARAAARR; this is translated from the coding sequence GTGCCGCTGACCGAACGCCTTACCGCCGCGTTCGCCGACACGCATGCCTGGCAGATCCCCTACGACACCAGCCCGCGCCACCTCGCCGGGCCGGGAGATCCCCGGCACGTCACCCACGGCCTGGCCGCCGCCGGCTGGCGCACCGTCTCCGACCGGCTGGGGGCCGACATCGTCCTGCGCAGCCCCGACTACCGCTACCGCCTCCAGCACACCCCGGCGGCACACAGCACCTCCAGGTGGTGGTACCTGCAAGCCGACACCACCGACACCGCCTTCGGCTGGCACGCCAACCTCAGCGGCCTCGCCCCCGCCGAGGTCATCGCCTCCCTCACCGACACGCTCGTCAGCCCCACGATCGTGGATCCGCCGGGCATCATCTCGACCCTTGAATCCGCGGGCTGGCGCGTGAGCGACCCGGCGACCGCCGCGTCACCCGACGGCATGTGCCGGGTGGAGCTACGCAACCAGGAGTTCCACGACACGCCGCACTGGCACGTGGAGACCCGCGAGCCGCGAAGCGGCCACTACGACGGGCCGCGGATCTGGAACGCATGGTTCAGCGACTACATGCCCGAGTACCTCGTGGCCGCCTTCGTCACCGCACTCGCCGACCCCGCCCCGCTGCACCGCGCCATGTTCGACAGCACCGTCCACTACGGCGCCGCGTCCACGCCCAGTGCGCTCACCCCGGAAGACGTCGTCAAAGCGCACGCCACGCGGATCACGTCCCTGCACCGCGCCGCGCGTGCCACCCGACGGCAGAAGAAACCCGCGGCCGACCCGGTGAAGACCGGCACCGCCCGTGCCGCCGCCCGCCGCTGA
- a CDS encoding DnaB-like helicase N-terminal domain-containing protein gives MPHAPEPGEDDLAPIAAPQTVFHTEQALLGALLFDPRRLDDVSGIAADSFATAAHAALYTAITTLPRPDPAEHAKNTKWLDRVLATSREQARGLTASYLHTLIHLCPRPSHAAAYARIVEAEHARRRLHTAAERLVHTIHDTSLPHPVETVLAEADALAAVVDDIANRFPTRAGVLPRTTPPPPGAAPGHTEAVGEEQILLATATARPSGIEAVRWLLPDDFTLPLHAGLWQCITTLARRHEPVDPVTVLWGAHQRGLLNDGAEPDEVLRLLAEPAGSVEHWAERVLQRSLLATAEDTGRRIKVFADDAANTPYQLIVGTRRALADLAAARTRWQHATAPTPPQKRRRPPTTRAGPPTTTPAHATRGTRATR, from the coding sequence ATGCCCCACGCCCCCGAACCCGGCGAAGACGACCTCGCCCCCATCGCAGCGCCCCAGACCGTGTTCCACACTGAGCAGGCCCTCCTCGGGGCCCTCCTGTTCGATCCCCGGCGTCTGGACGACGTGAGCGGCATCGCCGCCGACTCGTTCGCCACCGCCGCGCACGCCGCCCTGTACACCGCGATCACCACCCTGCCCCGGCCCGACCCCGCCGAGCACGCGAAGAACACCAAGTGGCTCGACCGCGTCCTCGCCACGAGCCGGGAGCAGGCGCGCGGGCTGACCGCCTCCTACCTGCACACCCTCATCCACCTCTGCCCCCGCCCCAGCCACGCCGCCGCCTACGCCCGGATCGTCGAGGCCGAGCACGCCCGCCGCCGCCTGCACACGGCCGCCGAACGCCTCGTCCACACCATCCACGACACCTCCCTCCCCCACCCCGTCGAAACCGTGCTCGCCGAGGCCGACGCGCTCGCCGCGGTCGTGGACGACATCGCGAACCGCTTCCCAACCCGCGCAGGCGTACTACCCCGTACCACGCCACCGCCACCGGGCGCCGCGCCCGGCCACACGGAGGCCGTCGGGGAGGAGCAGATACTGCTCGCCACCGCCACGGCCCGCCCCTCCGGTATCGAAGCCGTCCGGTGGCTACTCCCCGACGACTTCACCCTGCCGCTGCACGCCGGCCTGTGGCAGTGCATCACCACCCTCGCCCGCCGGCATGAACCCGTCGACCCCGTCACGGTCCTATGGGGGGCACATCAGCGCGGCCTGCTGAACGATGGCGCTGAACCGGACGAGGTCCTGCGCCTGCTGGCCGAACCGGCCGGTTCCGTCGAACACTGGGCCGAGCGGGTCCTGCAGCGCTCCCTCCTGGCCACGGCCGAAGACACCGGCCGACGTATCAAGGTGTTCGCCGACGACGCGGCGAACACGCCGTACCAACTCATCGTCGGCACGCGCCGCGCCCTCGCCGACCTCGCCGCCGCCCGCACCCGCTGGCAGCACGCCACCGCACCCACCCCGCCACAGAAGCGGCGACGGCCGCCTACTACTCGCGCCGGCCCGCCGACCACCACGCCGGCGCACGCCACCCGGGGCACACGGGCAACCCGATAG
- a CDS encoding AAA family ATPase, giving the protein MARLLADRPADALTIGDMARQLGHSHGAVRNAALTLVRRGEADQGGTGQPEFRANAKTAAAAQTAVISPPGTHSPRARAATARTTIPPAATPRQTGPIRRAGGQLYHPRELADLPDVEALNRLRDADVPVLLYGPPGTGKTSLVEAAFPDLLTVAGDGDTTVGDLIGEYTQDDAGAYVFQYGPLVTAMTQGRALLIDDATLISPKVLAALYPAMDGRRQIQVKAHKGETIKAEPGFYVVAGHNPGVHGAVLTEALASRFSVQIQIGTDYDLALALRIDARVVRVARHLAHQVEIGELGWAPQLRELLSYQKTEAVLGTKAALANLVGIAPEEDRDAVADAVIKAVGVKKIAPLTLGKQLPASAARKPPSTGSTLRGRSR; this is encoded by the coding sequence GTGGCCCGACTGCTGGCCGACCGGCCGGCGGACGCACTCACCATCGGGGACATGGCCAGGCAGCTGGGCCACTCCCACGGCGCCGTCCGCAACGCCGCCCTCACCCTGGTGCGACGCGGCGAGGCCGACCAAGGCGGTACCGGACAACCGGAGTTCCGCGCGAACGCGAAAACCGCCGCAGCCGCGCAGACCGCTGTGATCAGCCCACCGGGCACCCACTCTCCCCGCGCCCGGGCGGCCACGGCCCGCACGACCATTCCCCCAGCAGCCACGCCCAGGCAGACCGGCCCGATCCGCCGCGCGGGGGGCCAGCTCTACCACCCCCGGGAGCTGGCCGATCTGCCCGACGTCGAAGCTCTGAATCGGCTGCGCGACGCCGACGTGCCGGTGCTGCTCTACGGCCCTCCGGGCACCGGCAAGACGAGTCTGGTCGAGGCGGCGTTCCCGGACCTGCTCACCGTCGCCGGTGACGGCGACACCACAGTCGGCGACTTGATCGGCGAGTACACACAGGACGACGCGGGAGCCTACGTCTTCCAGTACGGTCCGCTGGTCACCGCGATGACCCAGGGCCGCGCCCTGCTGATCGACGATGCCACCTTGATCTCACCGAAGGTCCTGGCGGCGCTGTATCCCGCGATGGACGGGCGCAGGCAGATCCAGGTCAAGGCCCACAAGGGCGAGACCATCAAGGCCGAGCCGGGCTTCTACGTAGTGGCTGGCCACAATCCCGGCGTCCACGGCGCGGTGTTGACGGAGGCGCTCGCGAGCCGGTTCAGCGTGCAAATCCAGATCGGCACGGACTACGACCTCGCCCTGGCGCTGAGGATCGATGCCCGGGTGGTCCGGGTCGCCCGACACCTCGCCCACCAAGTCGAAATCGGCGAGCTGGGCTGGGCCCCCCAGCTGCGCGAACTGCTCAGCTACCAGAAGACCGAGGCCGTCCTGGGCACCAAAGCCGCGCTCGCGAACCTCGTCGGCATCGCCCCAGAGGAGGATCGCGACGCCGTCGCCGACGCCGTCATCAAGGCCGTCGGCGTTAAGAAGATCGCGCCCCTCACTCTCGGCAAGCAGCTCCCCGCCTCGGCCGCCCGGAAGCCCCCGAGCACCGGCTCCACACTCCGGGGCCGCTCGCGGTGA
- a CDS encoding DUF317 domain-containing protein → MTTPPPPGSVEVDFISPRHLAGGGDPAWVTVPLHRACGWSHGNDPLMPRVVLSSPDHQALLRLEPAPDNRWWTLIHAPEADRRPAWFVSFGARTPVELIAAVTDALTDPSAQANTPSDPYEPLLQAGWTRNASGIRSPDSTADITRSETADSPGAWLVTVKLGAHQRVWQARFGEHTPPHLIGAFTTALADPAPLLRTGYRGTLPIHDPKLITRRSQAVRADLAVAALEERVRTLAARHTRPPASPNPSHPPANNRRSR, encoded by the coding sequence GTGACCACCCCGCCGCCTCCCGGGAGCGTCGAGGTCGACTTCATCTCCCCGCGCCATCTGGCCGGTGGCGGGGACCCCGCCTGGGTCACCGTCCCCCTGCACCGTGCCTGCGGCTGGAGCCACGGCAACGACCCTCTGATGCCCCGCGTCGTGCTGTCCAGCCCCGACCACCAGGCTCTCCTGCGCCTGGAACCCGCCCCCGACAACCGGTGGTGGACCCTGATCCACGCCCCGGAGGCGGACCGGCGGCCCGCTTGGTTCGTCAGCTTCGGCGCCCGCACCCCCGTCGAACTCATCGCCGCCGTCACCGACGCACTCACCGACCCCTCGGCACAAGCGAACACACCCTCCGATCCGTACGAACCCCTCCTGCAGGCCGGCTGGACCCGCAACGCCAGCGGCATCCGATCACCCGACAGCACGGCCGACATCACACGCTCGGAGACCGCGGACAGCCCAGGTGCCTGGCTAGTGACCGTCAAGCTCGGCGCGCACCAGCGGGTGTGGCAGGCACGCTTCGGCGAACACACCCCGCCGCACCTCATCGGCGCGTTCACCACCGCCCTCGCCGACCCCGCGCCCCTCCTGCGTACCGGATACCGGGGCACCCTCCCGATCCACGACCCGAAACTCATCACCCGCCGGTCCCAGGCCGTACGCGCCGACCTCGCCGTCGCCGCCCTGGAAGAACGTGTCCGCACCCTCGCTGCCCGCCACACCCGCCCGCCCGCGAGCCCGAACCCCTCGCACCCGCCGGCGAACAACCGCCGCAGCCGCTGA
- a CDS encoding DNA cytosine methyltransferase, giving the protein MILDLFAGPGGWSQALHVLGVRDVGLEWDAFACRTRAAAGHLTIRTDVAAYPTWPFPGRTRGLIASPPCQAWSTAGKRLGLVDQPLVHQAVEDLAAGRDTRARLLSACRDERSLLAAEPMRYLHALNAAGEPEWIAMEEVPHVLPLWQQYAAILRTWGFSVWTGILNAADYGVPQTRRRAILLASRIRTAHPPAPTHAHLADPESLFGPGRARWVSMAQALGWGATDRPVPTVCAGGGPGGGPEPFPSGSRKTLTDARERGTWTHPADESTPSPGRRGARPPERHEAGDSRAASAPVAASPGRARRWSWSLRSNTQAHATTRTIDEPAGTLFFGHRANECTWIATPADAGETAAPEPIRIGVHEAGVLQTFPADYPWAGNKGQQFSQIGNAVPPLLAGHLLAPHLGATLDPDDFTLAA; this is encoded by the coding sequence GTGATCCTGGATCTCTTCGCGGGGCCGGGAGGCTGGAGCCAGGCACTGCACGTCCTGGGCGTGCGGGATGTCGGCCTGGAATGGGACGCATTCGCCTGCCGGACCCGCGCCGCCGCCGGTCACCTGACCATCCGCACCGACGTCGCGGCATATCCCACGTGGCCGTTCCCCGGCCGCACCCGCGGGCTGATCGCTTCCCCGCCGTGCCAGGCTTGGAGCACCGCCGGAAAACGACTCGGCCTCGTCGACCAGCCGCTGGTCCACCAGGCGGTCGAGGACCTCGCCGCCGGCCGCGACACCAGAGCCCGACTGCTGTCCGCTTGCCGCGACGAGCGGTCCCTGCTGGCCGCCGAGCCGATGCGCTACCTGCACGCGCTCAACGCCGCCGGGGAGCCGGAGTGGATCGCGATGGAGGAAGTCCCGCACGTCCTGCCGCTGTGGCAGCAGTACGCGGCGATCCTGCGTACTTGGGGCTTCTCTGTGTGGACGGGCATCCTCAACGCAGCCGACTACGGGGTACCCCAGACGCGCAGGCGGGCCATCCTGCTGGCCTCCCGGATCCGTACGGCGCATCCGCCCGCGCCGACACATGCGCACCTCGCCGACCCGGAGTCGCTGTTCGGCCCGGGCCGCGCCCGCTGGGTCAGCATGGCCCAGGCCCTCGGGTGGGGCGCGACCGACCGGCCCGTTCCCACCGTCTGCGCCGGCGGCGGCCCCGGCGGCGGCCCCGAACCGTTCCCCTCCGGCTCCCGCAAAACCCTCACCGACGCCCGTGAGCGCGGCACCTGGACACACCCCGCCGACGAGAGCACCCCCTCTCCCGGCCGCCGCGGTGCGAGACCGCCGGAGCGACACGAGGCCGGCGACAGCCGAGCCGCTTCCGCCCCGGTTGCAGCGTCGCCTGGGCGGGCACGTCGCTGGTCGTGGTCTCTGCGCAGCAACACCCAGGCCCACGCCACGACCCGGACGATCGACGAGCCTGCGGGCACGCTGTTCTTCGGACACCGCGCGAACGAATGCACCTGGATCGCCACCCCCGCTGACGCCGGGGAGACCGCCGCGCCCGAGCCGATCCGCATCGGCGTCCACGAGGCCGGCGTCCTGCAGACCTTCCCCGCCGACTACCCCTGGGCCGGCAACAAGGGCCAGCAGTTCTCCCAGATCGGCAACGCCGTCCCACCGCTCCTCGCGGGACATCTCCTCGCCCCGCACCTCGGCGCCACCCTCGACCCCGACGACTTCACCCTCGCCGCCTGA
- a CDS encoding DUF317 domain-containing protein yields the protein MKRKNGPGQGTTPGWGAGEQAEQHYLVQPRALAGGGDIRHVSHALYACGWQDKSKAGGPLALESPDRTVRIVYNPHVLPGGWAIHADANGRDDAWWAHLGRQTPVEIVAGLTDALTRPRDAHAPDVWAPLEQQGWNARPEGRHYSATSPDNTAWMQYHHKSDGEAMWWTGAKDAQGNGWSAQFSISTPMHLVQAFTTELASPEPVMRPRGRVPFSAQIRTWSVSVLPSQLRAWQQTRITAARAAAWAPSSAQRVRPRTTPARPYAPAGARTRR from the coding sequence GTGAAAAGGAAGAACGGGCCGGGTCAGGGAACGACGCCGGGCTGGGGGGCGGGTGAGCAGGCCGAGCAGCACTACCTCGTCCAGCCCCGCGCTCTGGCCGGCGGCGGCGACATCCGCCACGTCTCTCACGCCCTGTACGCCTGCGGGTGGCAGGACAAGTCGAAGGCGGGCGGCCCGCTGGCCCTGGAGAGCCCCGACCGCACGGTCCGCATCGTCTACAACCCGCACGTCCTGCCCGGAGGATGGGCGATTCACGCGGACGCGAACGGCCGTGACGATGCCTGGTGGGCGCACCTCGGCCGGCAGACACCGGTGGAGATCGTCGCGGGGCTGACCGACGCCCTCACCCGCCCCCGTGACGCGCACGCCCCCGATGTCTGGGCGCCCCTGGAGCAGCAGGGCTGGAACGCGCGTCCCGAGGGACGGCACTACAGCGCGACCAGCCCCGACAACACCGCCTGGATGCAGTACCACCACAAGTCCGACGGAGAGGCGATGTGGTGGACCGGGGCGAAGGATGCGCAGGGCAACGGGTGGAGTGCCCAGTTCTCGATCAGCACGCCGATGCACCTGGTGCAAGCCTTCACCACGGAACTCGCCAGCCCCGAACCGGTGATGCGCCCACGCGGGCGCGTTCCCTTCAGCGCGCAGATCCGCACCTGGTCCGTGTCCGTCCTGCCCTCCCAGCTCCGCGCCTGGCAGCAGACCAGGATCACAGCCGCCCGCGCCGCAGCCTGGGCACCCAGCAGCGCCCAGCGCGTCCGGCCGCGTACCACCCCAGCCCGCCCCTACGCACCCGCTGGCGCGCGAACCCGCCGCTGA
- a CDS encoding DUF6431 domain-containing protein, with amino-acid sequence MIEVADAAAARHALARRRLHCPDCDAAVKSWGQARARTVRDLGGELVTVRPDRARCTGCLRTHVVLDARLLPLRAYTVRFVGQALVGAVRGHGHRQIAAELGAPATTVRGWLRRARRNAEQLRCLGAQAVVALDPDALPTTDRGDPLAHAVEALVAAAVAAYRRFGHGPREVWARITLLTHGRLLAPRPAG; translated from the coding sequence ATGATCGAGGTTGCGGACGCGGCGGCGGCCCGGCACGCCCTGGCCCGCCGGAGGCTGCACTGCCCGGACTGCGACGCCGCGGTCAAGTCCTGGGGCCAGGCCCGCGCCCGCACGGTCCGCGACCTCGGCGGCGAGCTGGTCACGGTGCGGCCGGACCGGGCCCGGTGCACCGGCTGCCTGCGCACGCACGTCGTGCTCGACGCCCGCCTGCTGCCCCTTCGCGCGTACACCGTGCGGTTCGTGGGCCAGGCGCTCGTCGGCGCCGTACGCGGGCACGGCCACCGCCAGATCGCCGCCGAACTGGGCGCCCCGGCTACCACCGTGCGCGGCTGGCTGCGCCGGGCCCGCCGCAACGCCGAGCAGTTGCGGTGCCTCGGCGCGCAGGCCGTCGTCGCGCTCGATCCCGACGCGCTGCCCACCACGGACCGCGGCGACCCGCTGGCCCACGCCGTCGAGGCGCTGGTGGCCGCCGCCGTGGCCGCGTACCGCCGCTTCGGCCACGGGCCACGCGAGGTATGGGCGCGGATCACGCTGCTCACCCACGGCCGGCTGCTCGCGCCTCGCCCGGCAGGCTGA
- a CDS encoding glycosyltransferase family 2 protein: MTVVIATRAQPDRLDYLTAMHASLTRQSVPWEAVIAFDGADPARLPEPLAADPRVRSLPLPRRVGAACARNLALNEVNTEFVNWADDDDEFTDEAMAVRLHTLEETGVGWCAGYSEDLHEDGSTTLWRCPTPPGRHQAGEVWRFWPDPSDTIPLGPTTILARTELVRAAPMGGLVQGEDYCALAVTCLADGILLPVPVYRYRQHAGQMTGQDSYHQLEPPARQFAHRLGASLSKAVNTRRTAPTRSPAGRRSKTAMRTQPPQHRSRPTAGAPQPWAPN; this comes from the coding sequence ATCACGGTCGTCATCGCCACCCGGGCGCAGCCCGACCGGCTGGACTACCTCACCGCCATGCACGCCAGCCTCACCCGCCAAAGCGTGCCCTGGGAAGCCGTGATCGCCTTCGACGGCGCCGACCCCGCCCGCCTGCCCGAGCCACTCGCGGCCGACCCGCGCGTGCGATCCCTGCCTCTGCCGCGGCGGGTCGGCGCCGCGTGCGCCCGCAACCTCGCCCTCAACGAGGTCAACACCGAGTTCGTCAACTGGGCTGATGACGACGACGAGTTCACCGACGAGGCCATGGCCGTACGGCTACACACCCTGGAGGAGACCGGGGTGGGCTGGTGCGCGGGATACAGCGAAGACCTCCACGAGGACGGCTCCACCACGCTGTGGCGGTGCCCCACCCCACCCGGCCGGCACCAAGCGGGAGAAGTCTGGCGGTTCTGGCCCGACCCGTCGGACACGATCCCGCTCGGCCCGACCACCATCCTCGCCCGCACCGAGCTGGTTCGCGCGGCGCCCATGGGGGGCCTCGTCCAAGGCGAGGACTATTGCGCGCTGGCGGTGACGTGCCTTGCCGACGGAATCCTGCTGCCCGTCCCCGTCTACCGCTACCGCCAGCACGCGGGCCAGATGACCGGCCAGGACTCGTATCACCAGCTGGAGCCGCCCGCCCGGCAATTCGCGCACCGCCTCGGCGCCAGCCTGAGCAAGGCCGTCAACACCCGCCGGACGGCGCCCACCAGGTCGCCCGCCGGCCGCCGCTCGAAGACCGCGATGCGTACCCAGCCGCCCCAGCACCGCTCCCGGCCCACTGCCGGCGCACCACAGCCCTGGGCACCGAACTGA
- a CDS encoding type IV secretory system conjugative DNA transfer family protein, giving the protein MPPSSFPNGSTDGYDLVLRLILGVVAVVVPLSHLAWLSGNITAHLTGNDWAPYQPTDALLHPEQVWPDVGETSLLIGARIAPATLLLAVGAAGIALWIRHRNRRGAGKKKAPVLAQARDIEPLMAKAITAKARSLRPSLKTSKHIDAHDTGVLLGNLQGTRREVRMGYEDVAVAIMAPRSGKTTALAIPAILAAPGPVMLTSNKAAGDAYTATLNARAAVGRVWSMDPQQIAHAERAMWWNPLADATTLEGAGRLAGHFLAASVDASQQGDFWSKAGSNILAQLFLAAALDERPVTDVMQWLAFPADRTPLDILRDHGHTAVAAQLKGTVEGPPETRDGIYETARQYAAALLDTKIAAWVTPQKDVPEFEPAEFVTATDSLYLLSKDGGGGASALIAACADSVMRAATTQAERAGGRLDPPLLAILDEAANVCKISDLPDLYSHLGSRGIIPITILQSYRQGQKVWGDAGMDALWSAATIKIIGSGIDDPDFADKLSRLIGDHDVETTSTSHSESGRSMSVSMRQERILPADAIRALPKGMAICFATGMRAAMLTLRPWYLEPGAADLSAASDRASKAITTRAVAKHAPTQADFGPAA; this is encoded by the coding sequence TTGCCCCCTTCCTCCTTCCCGAACGGTTCCACCGACGGCTACGACCTCGTCCTGCGACTGATCCTCGGCGTCGTCGCCGTCGTCGTCCCGCTGTCCCATCTCGCCTGGCTGTCCGGCAACATCACCGCTCACCTCACCGGGAACGACTGGGCGCCGTACCAGCCGACCGACGCCCTCTTGCACCCCGAGCAGGTCTGGCCCGACGTGGGAGAAACGTCCCTGCTGATCGGCGCCCGCATCGCACCTGCGACTCTTCTTCTTGCTGTCGGGGCAGCGGGGATCGCCTTGTGGATCCGGCACCGCAACCGCCGCGGCGCCGGGAAGAAGAAGGCGCCCGTGCTGGCGCAGGCGCGGGATATCGAACCGCTGATGGCCAAAGCCATCACCGCCAAGGCCCGCTCGCTGCGCCCGAGCCTGAAGACCAGCAAGCACATCGACGCCCACGACACCGGCGTCCTGCTGGGCAACCTGCAAGGCACCCGGCGCGAGGTCCGCATGGGCTACGAGGACGTGGCGGTCGCGATCATGGCACCCCGCTCCGGGAAGACCACCGCACTGGCCATCCCCGCCATCCTCGCTGCGCCCGGCCCGGTGATGCTCACCAGCAACAAGGCCGCAGGCGACGCCTACACCGCCACCCTCAACGCGCGGGCGGCCGTGGGACGGGTCTGGTCGATGGACCCGCAGCAGATCGCCCACGCCGAACGCGCCATGTGGTGGAACCCGCTGGCCGACGCCACCACCCTCGAAGGCGCCGGCCGCCTCGCCGGCCACTTCCTCGCCGCGAGCGTCGATGCCTCCCAGCAGGGCGACTTCTGGTCCAAGGCCGGATCCAACATCCTCGCCCAGCTCTTCCTCGCCGCCGCCCTCGACGAACGCCCCGTCACCGACGTCATGCAGTGGCTCGCCTTCCCCGCCGACCGCACCCCGCTGGACATCCTGCGCGACCACGGGCACACCGCGGTCGCGGCCCAGCTCAAGGGCACCGTCGAAGGCCCGCCCGAGACCCGCGACGGCATCTACGAGACCGCCCGCCAGTACGCCGCCGCGCTCCTCGATACCAAGATCGCCGCCTGGGTCACCCCTCAGAAAGACGTCCCCGAGTTCGAGCCCGCCGAGTTCGTGACCGCGACCGACTCGCTGTATCTGCTGTCGAAGGACGGCGGCGGAGGAGCCTCCGCACTGATCGCCGCGTGCGCGGACAGCGTGATGCGCGCCGCGACCACCCAGGCCGAACGCGCCGGCGGACGCCTCGACCCCCCGCTCCTGGCGATCCTCGACGAAGCCGCCAACGTCTGCAAGATCTCCGATCTGCCCGACCTCTACAGCCACCTCGGCTCCCGCGGCATCATCCCGATCACGATCCTGCAGTCCTACCGCCAGGGCCAGAAGGTCTGGGGCGACGCCGGCATGGACGCCCTGTGGAGCGCCGCCACCATCAAGATCATCGGCAGCGGGATCGACGACCCGGACTTCGCGGACAAGCTATCCCGGCTGATCGGCGACCACGATGTGGAGACCACCTCGACGTCGCACTCGGAGTCCGGCAGGTCGATGTCCGTGTCGATGCGGCAGGAGCGGATCCTGCCCGCGGACGCCATCCGCGCCCTGCCCAAGGGCATGGCCATCTGCTTTGCCACCGGGATGCGGGCCGCCATGCTCACCCTGCGCCCCTGGTACCTCGAACCCGGAGCAGCGGACCTGTCGGCGGCCTCCGACCGCGCGTCCAAGGCGATCACCACCCGCGCCGTCGCCAAGCACGCACCCACGCAAGCCGACTTCGGACCCGCCGCGTGA